A region of Anolis carolinensis isolate JA03-04 unplaced genomic scaffold, rAnoCar3.1.pri scaffold_7, whole genome shotgun sequence DNA encodes the following proteins:
- the traf1 gene encoding TNF receptor-associated factor 1 isoform X1, which produces MNEYGKEGGWKPGLHPSFPPSLFRPLHPAILSALSLSIAPSIPPLFLSLHPLSFPIPPSLLLFFFPFIPPSCRPSVSPSLHLSLPPSLPPSILLFFYLSIPPCSFSIPPSLPLSLFLSLPPSFSFSIPPSFSFSIPPSISFSISPSILLFFYPSLYLFFYLSLHPSLFLSLPLSLFLSLPPSFSFSIPPSILLFFHPSILLFFYPSLYLFFYLSLHPSLFLSLPLSLFLSLPPSFSFSIPPSFSFSIPPSISFSISPSILLFFFPPSLHPVNLQSLRYSIYPSIFFYPSIFLFFYLSIPPSSFSIPPSFPLFFHPFVPPSISSSIPPSVLLFFYPSILLFFFPFIHPVSLQSLHPSLLFSIPPPLPFSISPSPHPSLFRSLHPSIISISSLSFAPSIPPSLPLSFFLSLHPVSLVSPLLHLYILLFFYPSILLFFFPFTPPSCQPSLSITPSIPPSFSFSIPPSLPLSLLLSLPPSFFFLSLPPSLFHSLHPSILSAFSLSLAPSIPSSLLPFFYPSILLFFYLSIPPSFSFSLPSSLHPIHSSLSFAPSIPPSLLLSLFLSLPPSLFPFPKRRFTMCAYVFVCVYNHTHIYTYKQLDKSHYLSHSPGETTIARRTI; this is translated from the exons atgaatgaatacggaaaggagggaggatggaAACCAGGCCTgcatccttcctttcctccttctcttttccgACCCCTTCATCCCGCCATCCTCTCAGCCCTCAGTCTGTCCATCGCTCCATCCATCCCTCCGCTTTTTCTATCCCTCCATCCTCTCAGTTTCCCCATCCCTCCCTcactccttctctttttctttcccttcatcCCTCCGTCCTGTCGGCCTTCAGTCTCTCCTTCGCTCCatctatccctccctccctccctccctccctccatccttctctttttctatctCTCCATCCCTCCATGCTCTTtttccatccctccatccctccctctatctctttttctatccctccctccatccttctctttttccatccctccatccttctctttttctatccctccctctatctctttttctatctctccctccatccttctctttttctatccctccctctatctctttttctatctctccctccatccttctctttttctatccctccctctatctctttttctatctctccctccatccttctctttttctatccctccctccatccttctctttttccatccctccatccttctctttttctatccctccctctatctctttttctatctctccctccatccttctctttttctatccctccctctatctctttttctatctctccctccatccttctctttttccatccctccatccttctctttttctatccctccctctatctctttttctatctctccctccatccttctctttttctttcctccatccctccatcctgTCAACCTTCAGTCTCTCCGTTACTCCATCTATCCCTCCATCTTTTTCTATCCCtccatctttctctttttctatctctccatccctccatcctctttttctatccctccttccttccctctctttttccatCCCTTCGTCCCTCCCTCTATCTCTTCTTCTATCCCTCCCTCCGTCCTTCTCTTTTTCTATCCCtccatccttctctttttctttcccttcatcCATCCTGTCAGCCTTCAATCccttcatccctccctccttttttctatCCCTCCACCCCTCCCTTTTTCTATCTCTCCATCCCCCCATCCTTCTCTTTTTCGTTCCCTTCATCCCTCCATCATATCCATCTCCAGTCTCTCCTTCGCTCCAtctatccctccatccctccctctatcTTTTTTTCTATCCCTCCATCCTGTCAGCCTTGTCTCTCCGTTACTCCATCTATAcatccttctctttttctatccctccatccttctctttttctttcccttcaccCCTCCATCCTGTCAGCCTTCACTCTCCATTACTCCATCTATCCCtccatccttctctttttccatccctccatccctccctctatcCCTTCTTCtatccctccctccatccttcttttttctatccctccctccttctctttttcatTCCCTTCATCCCTCCATCCTGTCAGCCTTCAGTCTCTCCTTGGCTCCATCTATCCCTtcatccctccttccttttttctatccctccatccttctctttttctatctctccatccctccctccttctctttttcgTTGCCTTCATCCCTCCATCCTATCCACTCCAGTCTCTCCTTCGCTCCAtctatccctccttccctccttctatctctttttctatccctccctccttctctttttccatttCCGAAAAGAAGATTTACAATGTGTgcgtatgtgtttgtgtgtgtatacaatcacacacacatatacacatacaaacaacTGGACAAatcacactatctcagccataGCCCCGGCG AAACAACAATTGCAAGGAGAACGATTTAA